Within the bacterium genome, the region TTGACATGGAAAGTTGCCAAACAAGATATTCCTGAGTTGAAAAAGAGAATATTGGAAGTCCTCTCAAAAATGTAGATTACTTCACAACTGTCAAATCCTCAATAGATAGTCCCTTCAAACTATCCACCACAAAATCGGCTTGTTGGAGTTTGGATTCTGCAAAAGTGCTTGCAACTCCAACAACAATAAATCCTCCCTTTTTTCCTGCTTGGATACCGGCAGGCGAATCTTCTATTACGAGAGCTTCCCCGGGTAAAACATCAAGTTTTTTTGCGGTTAATAAGAATATTTCAGGGTCGGGCTTTAGGTTTTTGCATTCTTCGGCGGTAGTAATTGCGTCAAAATCCCTTATATCTATACCTGCCCCCTTTAAAGTTATCTCTAAAATCGACCTATGAGAAGATGTTGCGATTGCGGTTTTAAGTCCTACTCTTTTCACTTCTTTTATGAGTGCAACAACTCCCTGGAAAGGTTTTATACCGCCAGCAAGGGCAATCTCACGGAAATTTTCCTCTCTCTTTTTCATCGCTTTTCCCATATTAATGGATACATTGTATTTTTCAGCCACGCCCATAATATATTTTTTGGTTCCGGTACCGACAAATGGCAGGAAATCTTTTTTCGTTACTTCTATGCCATAGAGTTGTCTAAACATATCGACAGTAGCCCCAGCAGTGGCACCTTCCGTATTGACTATCACCCCGTCCATATCAAAAATAACCGCTTTTATCATTTTACTATCAATTTGTTCTCTAACTCTTCCAGCTTCTTTTTAACCTCTTCCCTCGTAGAATCAAGAGAAACGGATATTTCCCATTGTTTTTTTGCTTCCGCAAAATTTCCTTTTTTGTAATATGCGTCTCCGAGGTGTTCTCTTATTATGGAATCATCTGTATTATATTTTTGCAAAAGTTCAATGGCTCTACTAAGTTCAAAAAGCGCTTTATCAATAATCCCTTTTTGATAATAAACCCACCCCAGAGAATCGACGAAATAGCCATTGTCAGGTTCTATTTTTAATGCTTTCTCTATTAGAAAAATAGCTTCGTTAAGGTTTATGCCTTTTTCAGCAAACATATAACCCAGATAGTTTAACGCTTCGGCGTTTTCGGGGTTCATTTTTATTGTTTTCCTTAAACAATAAACCGCTCTAAACCAATTTTTGTTTTGCTCGTAAGAAGCCGCAAGCTGAAATGCAATAAAATCGTCATCAGGATTAAATTCGTGCGCTTTTCTTAAATAATTTATTGCTTCGTTATAATTTTTAAATTGCAAATGGACTATTCCAAATAACAGATTTATCCTGTCTTTGGCAAGCAAAGATTTTTCTAAAGCATCATTTAACAAAGCCAGCGCCTCATCTTTTTTCTCTTGCTCACCATATA harbors:
- a CDS encoding HAD family phosphatase; its protein translation is MIKAVIFDMDGVIVNTEGATAGATVDMFRQLYGIEVTKKDFLPFVGTGTKKYIMGVAEKYNVSINMGKAMKKREENFREIALAGGIKPFQGVVALIKEVKRVGLKTAIATSSHRSILEITLKGAGIDIRDFDAITTAEECKNLKPDPEIFLLTAKKLDVLPGEALVIEDSPAGIQAGKKGGFIVVGVASTFAESKLQQADFVVDSLKGLSIEDLTVVK